A genome region from Streptomyces sp. S4.7 includes the following:
- a CDS encoding acyl-CoA thioesterase codes for MTDQAVRPETDIPGKPTSASRTTLSHIMTGSDTNLLGTVHGGVIMKLVDDAAGAVAGRHSGGPAVTASMDEMVFLEPVRVGDLVHVKAQVNWTGRSSMEVGVRVLAERWNESTPAQQVGSAYLVFAAVDADGRPRPVPPVVPETERDKRRYQEAQIRRTHRLARRRAIKELREKRAADGIDD; via the coding sequence ATGACAGACCAGGCCGTCCGCCCCGAGACAGATATTCCGGGTAAGCCCACCTCGGCGTCCCGCACCACGCTCAGCCACATCATGACCGGGAGTGACACCAACCTTCTCGGCACGGTGCACGGCGGCGTGATCATGAAGCTCGTCGACGACGCGGCGGGAGCGGTCGCGGGCCGGCACTCGGGAGGGCCCGCGGTCACCGCGTCCATGGACGAGATGGTCTTCCTCGAGCCGGTACGGGTCGGTGACCTGGTCCATGTGAAGGCCCAGGTGAACTGGACGGGCCGGTCCTCCATGGAGGTCGGCGTGCGCGTACTCGCCGAGCGCTGGAACGAGTCGACCCCCGCCCAGCAGGTCGGCAGTGCCTATCTCGTCTTCGCCGCCGTCGACGCGGACGGCAGGCCCCGCCCCGTACCGCCGGTGGTCCCCGAGACGGAGCGCGACAAGCGGCGCTACCAGGAGGCGCAGATCCGGCGCACGCACCGGCTCGCCCGGCGCCGGGCGATCAAGGAACTGCGCGAGAAGCGCGCGGCGGACGGCATCGACGACTGA
- a CDS encoding LCP family protein: MNDWPDGWNGDRADRGGERYGRGSTGAQPEGARAMPHVQRRAVPQQPSQGYDGGYDPPPYNSDYNTGQVYGSPADRGQGGPPRVPPQGSYNNGGGYPPDHAPDWRRRIKITAISLVVVMLAVSIGTYFWADSKLKREVDLAKVIERPESGDGTNYLIVGSDSREGMSDEEKKNLHTGSAEGKRTDSMMILHDGSNGPTLISLPRDSNVVIPSFRGSESGKMFPNQGRETKLNAAYAEDGPELLVRTVEFNTGLRIDHYVEIGFAGFANIVDAIGGVELDIPKAFKDKKSGADFQKGKQTLDGEQSLAFVRTRYAFAGSDLDRTKNQQKFLAALASQTATPGTILNPFKLYPTLGAGLDTLIVDKDMSLWSLSQMFFAMKGVTGGDGTSMNIPISGNKGGNLVWDKAKVKQLVEQLNNDEKVTVTSN; this comes from the coding sequence ATGAACGATTGGCCTGATGGATGGAACGGCGACCGCGCTGACCGTGGCGGCGAGCGTTACGGACGCGGCAGCACGGGCGCGCAGCCCGAGGGAGCGCGGGCCATGCCGCACGTGCAGCGGCGCGCCGTCCCCCAGCAGCCGTCGCAGGGATACGACGGGGGTTACGACCCGCCGCCGTACAACAGTGACTACAACACCGGACAGGTCTACGGCTCCCCGGCCGACCGGGGTCAGGGCGGACCGCCGCGGGTGCCCCCGCAGGGCTCGTACAACAACGGCGGGGGCTACCCCCCGGACCACGCACCGGACTGGCGGCGCCGTATCAAGATCACCGCGATATCCCTCGTCGTCGTCATGCTGGCGGTCTCCATAGGTACGTACTTCTGGGCCGACTCCAAGCTCAAGCGCGAGGTCGACCTCGCGAAGGTGATCGAGCGCCCGGAGTCGGGCGACGGCACGAACTATCTGATCGTGGGTTCCGACAGCCGCGAGGGCATGTCCGACGAGGAGAAGAAGAACCTCCACACGGGCAGCGCCGAGGGCAAGCGCACGGACTCGATGATGATCCTGCACGACGGCTCGAACGGGCCGACGCTGATCTCGCTGCCGCGTGACTCGAACGTGGTGATCCCGTCGTTCCGCGGCTCGGAGTCCGGGAAGATGTTCCCGAACCAGGGCCGGGAGACGAAGCTCAACGCTGCGTACGCGGAGGACGGGCCCGAACTCCTCGTCCGTACGGTCGAGTTCAACACCGGTCTGCGCATCGACCACTACGTCGAGATCGGCTTCGCGGGCTTCGCCAACATCGTGGACGCGATCGGCGGTGTGGAGCTGGACATCCCGAAGGCCTTCAAGGACAAGAAGTCGGGCGCCGACTTCCAGAAGGGCAAGCAGACGCTGGACGGCGAGCAGTCCCTGGCGTTCGTCCGTACCCGGTACGCGTTCGCGGGCAGTGACCTGGACCGCACGAAGAACCAGCAGAAGTTCCTGGCGGCCCTGGCCTCCCAGACGGCCACGCCGGGCACGATCCTCAACCCGTTCAAGCTCTACCCGACGCTGGGCGCGGGCCTGGACACCCTGATCGTCGACAAGGACATGTCCCTCTGGTCGCTGAGCCAGATGTTCTTCGCGATGAAGGGCGTCACGGGCGGCGACGGCACGTCGATGAACATCCCGATCTCGGGCAACAAGGGCGGGAACCTGGTCTGGGACAAGGCCAAGGTCAAGCAGCTCGTGGAGCAGCTGAACAACGACGAGAAGGTCACCGTCACCTCGAACTGA
- a CDS encoding acyl-CoA dehydrogenase family protein — MAGSADFDLYRPSEEHDMLRDAVRALSEAKIAPFAAAVDEDARFPQEALDALVAADLHAVHVPEEYGGAGADALATVIVIEEVARVCASSSLIPAVNKLGSLPVMLSGGEDLKKKYLGPLAKGDGMFSYCLSEPDAGSDAGGMKTKAVRDGDSYVLNGVKRWITNAGVSEYYTVMAVTDPGLRTKGISAFVVEKGDEGVSFGAPEKKLGIKGSPTREVYLDNVRIPADRLIGAEGTGFATAMKTLDHTRITIAAQALGIAQGALDYATGYVRERKQFGKPIGDFQGVQFMLADMAMKLEAARQLTYSAAARSQRISDGGDKEHLTFFGAAAKCFASDVAMEITTDAVQLLGGYGYTRDYPVERMMRDAKITQIYEGTNQVQRIVMARNLP, encoded by the coding sequence GTGGCCGGATCAGCTGATTTCGACCTGTACCGCCCGTCCGAGGAGCACGACATGCTCCGTGACGCCGTGCGCGCGCTCTCCGAGGCGAAGATAGCGCCGTTCGCCGCCGCGGTGGACGAGGACGCCCGCTTCCCGCAGGAGGCGCTCGACGCGCTGGTCGCCGCCGATCTGCACGCCGTCCATGTCCCCGAGGAGTACGGCGGCGCGGGCGCCGACGCCCTGGCCACCGTGATCGTCATCGAGGAGGTCGCCCGCGTCTGCGCGTCGTCCTCGCTGATCCCGGCCGTGAACAAGCTCGGCTCGCTGCCCGTCATGCTCTCCGGCGGCGAGGACCTGAAGAAGAAGTACCTCGGTCCGCTGGCCAAGGGCGACGGGATGTTCTCCTACTGCCTCTCCGAGCCGGACGCGGGCTCGGACGCGGGCGGCATGAAGACCAAGGCCGTACGGGACGGCGACAGCTACGTACTGAACGGCGTGAAGCGCTGGATCACCAACGCCGGCGTCTCCGAGTACTACACGGTGATGGCCGTCACCGACCCCGGCCTCCGCACGAAGGGCATCTCGGCGTTCGTCGTCGAGAAGGGCGACGAGGGCGTCTCCTTCGGCGCCCCCGAGAAGAAGCTCGGCATCAAGGGCTCACCGACCCGCGAGGTCTACCTCGACAACGTCCGCATCCCGGCCGACCGCCTCATCGGCGCCGAGGGCACCGGCTTCGCGACGGCCATGAAGACCCTGGACCACACCCGCATCACCATCGCGGCCCAGGCGCTCGGGATCGCCCAGGGCGCGCTCGACTACGCGACGGGCTACGTCCGGGAGCGCAAGCAGTTCGGCAAGCCGATCGGCGACTTCCAGGGCGTGCAGTTCATGCTCGCCGACATGGCGATGAAGCTGGAGGCGGCCCGCCAGCTCACCTACTCCGCCGCGGCCCGCTCGCAGCGCATCTCCGACGGCGGCGACAAGGAGCACCTGACCTTCTTCGGCGCGGCGGCCAAGTGCTTCGCCTCCGACGTGGCGATGGAGATCACGACGGACGCGGTGCAGCTCCTCGGCGGCTACGGCTACACGCGCGACTACCCGGTGGAGCGGATGATGCGCGACGCCAAGATCACCCAGATCTACGAGGGCACCAACCAGGTCCAGCGCATCGTGATGGCGCGCAACCTGCCGTAA
- a CDS encoding UDP-glucose/GDP-mannose dehydrogenase family protein has translation MALKITVIGTGYLGATHAAAMAELGFDVLGLDVVPEKIEMLTAARAPMYEPGLEDLLRKHVAGFEGSTGRLRFTSSWEEVGAFGDIHFVCVNTPQKHGEYACDMSYVESAFDSLAPRLGRSALVVGKSTVPVGSAERLARRLTELAPAGVDVELAWNPEFLREGFAVQDTLHPDRIVVGTASERAEKLLREVYATPIGEGSPFVVTDFPTSELVKTAANSFLATKISFINAMAEVCEAAGGDVVKLAEAIGYDERIGKKFLRAGIGFGGGCLPKDIRAFMARAGELGADQALTFLREVDSINMRRRGHMVELAREAVGGDSSFLGKRVAVLGATFKPDSDDVRDSPALNVAGQIHLQGGQVTVYDPKGMDNARGIFPTLGYAGSALEAVRGADVVLHLTEWSEFRELDPAELGEAVTRRLILDGRNALDPAVWRGAGWTYRAMGRPRA, from the coding sequence ATGGCCCTCAAGATCACTGTGATCGGTACCGGCTACCTCGGCGCCACCCACGCCGCGGCCATGGCGGAGCTGGGCTTCGACGTGCTCGGGCTCGACGTCGTCCCCGAGAAGATCGAGATGCTGACGGCGGCCAGGGCCCCGATGTACGAGCCCGGCCTCGAAGACCTGCTGCGCAAGCACGTCGCCGGCTTCGAGGGGTCGACCGGCCGGCTGCGCTTCACCTCCTCCTGGGAAGAGGTCGGCGCCTTCGGCGACATCCACTTCGTCTGTGTGAACACCCCGCAGAAGCACGGCGAGTACGCGTGCGACATGAGCTATGTGGAAAGCGCCTTCGACTCACTGGCCCCGCGGCTGGGCCGCTCGGCGCTGGTGGTCGGCAAGTCGACCGTCCCGGTCGGCAGCGCGGAGCGCCTCGCCCGGCGGCTCACCGAGCTGGCACCGGCGGGCGTCGACGTCGAGCTGGCCTGGAACCCGGAGTTCCTGCGGGAGGGCTTCGCCGTACAGGACACGCTCCACCCGGACCGGATCGTGGTCGGCACGGCGAGCGAGCGCGCCGAGAAGCTGCTGCGCGAGGTGTACGCGACACCGATCGGGGAGGGATCGCCGTTCGTCGTGACGGACTTCCCGACCTCCGAGCTGGTGAAGACCGCGGCCAACTCCTTCCTCGCCACCAAGATCTCCTTCATCAACGCGATGGCCGAGGTCTGCGAGGCGGCCGGCGGCGACGTCGTGAAGCTGGCGGAGGCCATCGGCTACGACGAGCGCATCGGGAAGAAGTTCCTGCGGGCCGGGATCGGCTTCGGCGGCGGCTGTCTGCCCAAGGACATCCGGGCGTTCATGGCGCGGGCGGGCGAGCTGGGCGCGGACCAGGCGCTGACGTTCCTGCGCGAGGTCGACTCGATCAACATGCGGCGCCGCGGCCACATGGTGGAGCTGGCGCGCGAGGCCGTCGGCGGCGACTCGTCGTTCCTCGGCAAGCGGGTCGCGGTCCTGGGCGCGACGTTCAAGCCGGACTCGGACGACGTACGGGACTCCCCCGCGCTGAACGTCGCGGGCCAGATCCATCTCCAGGGCGGTCAGGTGACCGTGTACGACCCCAAGGGCATGGACAACGCGCGCGGGATCTTCCCGACGCTCGGATACGCCGGGTCCGCGCTGGAGGCCGTGCGCGGCGCCGATGTCGTACTGCACCTGACCGAGTGGAGCGAGTTCCGCGAGCTGGACCCGGCGGAGCTGGGCGAGGCCGTGACACGGCGGCTGATCCTCGACGGGCGCAACGCGCTGGACCCGGCGGTGTGGCGCGGGGCGGGCTGGACGTACCGGGCGATGGGGCGGCCGAGGGCCTGA
- a CDS encoding dipeptidase, which produces MGAEDYLEQARELLEDFPVVDGHNDLPWALREQVRYDLDRRDIADDQSAHLHTDIPRLRAGGVGAQFWSVYVRSDMAGDTAVSATLEQIDVVGRMIARYPDDLAAARTADDMENARRTGRIASLMGAEGGHSINNSLATLRALHALGVRYMTLTHNDNLPWADSATDEPGVGGLSPFGHEVVREMNRTGVLVDLSHVAATTMRDALATSTAPVLFSHSSARAVCDHPRNIPDDVLAGLAANGGVAMATFVPKFILPEAIAWTKAADDNMRAHGAHPLDTTEAGMKIHRAYEEEHPRPTATAATVADHLDHMREVAGIDHIGIGGDFDGTAFTPEGLRDVAGYPNLIAELFARRWSPEDLSKLTWHNAVRVLRAAEDVARGLQSERGPSTATIEELDDSRR; this is translated from the coding sequence ATGGGCGCCGAGGACTATCTGGAGCAGGCACGCGAACTGCTTGAGGACTTCCCCGTGGTCGACGGGCACAACGACCTGCCGTGGGCGCTGCGCGAGCAGGTCCGCTACGACCTCGACCGCCGCGACATCGCCGACGACCAGTCGGCGCATCTGCACACCGACATCCCCCGGCTGCGGGCGGGCGGCGTCGGGGCGCAGTTCTGGTCCGTGTACGTACGCTCCGACATGGCCGGCGACACGGCGGTCAGCGCGACCCTGGAGCAGATCGACGTCGTCGGGCGCATGATCGCCCGCTACCCCGACGACCTCGCCGCCGCCCGCACCGCCGACGACATGGAGAACGCCCGCCGCACCGGCCGGATCGCCTCCCTGATGGGCGCCGAGGGCGGCCACTCCATCAACAACTCCCTCGCCACGCTGCGCGCCCTGCACGCCCTCGGCGTGCGCTACATGACGCTCACGCACAACGACAACCTCCCGTGGGCGGACTCGGCGACCGACGAGCCGGGCGTGGGCGGCCTGTCGCCCTTCGGCCACGAGGTCGTACGCGAGATGAACCGCACCGGCGTGCTGGTCGACCTCTCGCACGTGGCCGCCACGACCATGCGCGACGCGCTCGCCACGAGCACCGCGCCGGTCCTCTTCTCGCACTCCTCCGCGCGGGCGGTCTGCGACCACCCGCGCAACATCCCCGACGACGTACTGGCGGGGCTCGCGGCCAACGGCGGCGTGGCGATGGCCACCTTCGTACCGAAGTTCATCCTTCCCGAGGCGATCGCCTGGACGAAGGCCGCCGACGACAACATGCGCGCGCACGGCGCGCACCCGCTGGACACCACCGAGGCCGGGATGAAGATCCACCGGGCCTACGAGGAGGAGCACCCGCGCCCGACGGCCACGGCGGCGACCGTCGCCGACCACCTGGACCACATGCGCGAGGTCGCGGGCATCGACCACATCGGCATCGGTGGCGACTTCGACGGCACGGCGTTCACGCCGGAGGGCCTTCGCGACGTGGCGGGCTACCCGAACCTGATCGCCGAACTCTTCGCCCGCCGCTGGTCCCCCGAGGACCTCTCCAAGCTGACCTGGCACAACGCCGTACGGGTGCTGCGCGCGGCGGAGGACGTGGCCCGCGGACTGCAATCGGAGCGGGGCCCGTCGACGGCGACGATCGAGGAACTGGACGACTCCCGCCGGTAG
- the purE gene encoding 5-(carboxyamino)imidazole ribonucleotide mutase, whose protein sequence is MSSPLIGVVMGSDSDWPVMEAAAQALDEFEIPYEVDVVSAHRMPREMIAYGEEAAGRGLRAIIAGAGGAAHLPGMLASVTPLPVIGVPVPLKYLDGMDSLLSIVQMPAGVPVATVSVGGARNAGLLAARILAAHDPELLARMEDFQRQLGEQATDKGKRLRAKVAGHDAFGFGK, encoded by the coding sequence ATGAGCTCTCCCCTCATCGGCGTCGTCATGGGGTCGGACTCCGACTGGCCCGTCATGGAGGCCGCCGCCCAGGCGCTCGACGAGTTCGAGATCCCCTACGAGGTCGACGTCGTCTCCGCGCACCGGATGCCGCGCGAGATGATCGCGTACGGCGAGGAGGCCGCCGGACGCGGACTCAGGGCGATCATCGCGGGCGCCGGCGGCGCGGCCCATCTGCCGGGCATGCTCGCCTCGGTCACGCCGCTGCCGGTCATCGGGGTCCCCGTACCGCTGAAGTACCTGGACGGCATGGACTCGCTGCTGTCGATCGTCCAGATGCCCGCCGGGGTGCCGGTCGCCACCGTCTCCGTGGGAGGAGCCCGTAACGCCGGTCTGCTGGCCGCGCGGATCCTCGCCGCGCACGATCCGGAGCTGCTGGCCCGCATGGAGGACTTCCAGCGGCAACTCGGCGAGCAGGCCACGGACAAGGGCAAACGCCTGCGCGCGAAGGTCGCCGGTCACGACGCCTTCGGCTTCGGGAAGTGA
- a CDS encoding 5-(carboxyamino)imidazole ribonucleotide synthase — translation MTFPVVGMVGGGQLARMTHEAGIPLGLRFKLLSETPQDSAAQVVGDVVVGDHRDLETLRAFARGCDVITFDHEHVPIEHLRALEADGIPVRPGPDALVHAQDKGVMRARLTELGVPAPRHRVVTDAADVAVFAAEVGGFPVILKTVRGGYDGKGVWFTRSEIDAEQPFLAGVPVLAEEKVDFVRELAANIVRSPHGQAVAYPVVESRQVDGVCDTVIAPAPGLSEELSGRAQQLALRIAAELGVVGHLAVELFETADGRILVNELAMRPHNSGHWTQDGAITSQFANHVRAVLDLPLGDPRPRAPWTVMCNVLGGDYPDMYAAYLHCMAHDPQLKIHMYGKDVKPGRKVGHVNTYGDDLADVLERARHAAGYLRGTITT, via the coding sequence GTGACGTTCCCGGTAGTCGGCATGGTCGGCGGCGGTCAGCTCGCCCGTATGACCCACGAGGCGGGCATCCCCCTCGGCCTCAGATTCAAGCTCCTCAGCGAGACCCCTCAGGACTCCGCCGCGCAGGTGGTGGGCGACGTGGTCGTCGGTGACCACCGCGATCTGGAGACGCTGCGCGCCTTCGCGCGCGGCTGTGACGTGATCACCTTCGATCACGAGCACGTCCCGATCGAGCACCTGCGCGCCCTGGAGGCGGACGGCATTCCCGTACGCCCCGGCCCCGACGCCCTCGTCCACGCGCAGGACAAGGGCGTGATGCGCGCACGGCTCACCGAACTCGGCGTGCCCGCCCCGCGCCATCGCGTCGTCACCGACGCCGCCGACGTCGCGGTCTTCGCCGCCGAGGTGGGCGGCTTCCCCGTCATCCTGAAGACGGTGCGCGGCGGCTACGACGGCAAGGGCGTGTGGTTCACCCGGTCGGAGATCGACGCCGAGCAGCCCTTCCTTGCCGGAGTCCCCGTGCTGGCCGAGGAGAAGGTCGACTTCGTCCGGGAGCTGGCCGCCAACATCGTGCGTTCACCGCACGGCCAGGCCGTCGCCTACCCCGTCGTGGAGTCCCGCCAGGTCGACGGTGTGTGCGACACCGTCATCGCACCCGCGCCCGGTCTCTCCGAGGAACTGTCCGGCCGGGCGCAGCAGCTCGCGCTGCGCATCGCCGCCGAGCTGGGCGTCGTCGGTCATCTGGCCGTCGAGCTGTTCGAGACGGCGGACGGCCGGATCCTCGTCAACGAGCTGGCCATGCGCCCGCACAACTCCGGCCACTGGACCCAGGACGGCGCGATCACCTCGCAGTTCGCCAACCACGTACGGGCCGTGCTCGACCTGCCGCTGGGCGACCCGCGACCGCGCGCCCCGTGGACGGTCATGTGCAACGTGCTCGGCGGCGACTACCCCGACATGTACGCGGCGTATCTGCACTGCATGGCCCACGACCCGCAGCTCAAGATCCACATGTACGGCAAGGACGTGAAGCCCGGCCGCAAGGTGGGCCACGTCAACACCTACGGTGACGACCTGGCCGACGTGCTGGAGCGCGCCCGCCACGCCGCCGGATACCTCCGAGGAACGATCACCACATGA
- a CDS encoding GtrA family protein — translation MTPAPSRRQTPLERLSLLTREIAKFGAVGGVGLLVNLAVFNLVRHTTELQVVRASILATVVAIACNYVGFRHFAYRDRDKSRRTKELTLFLLFSAVGLVIENGVLYTATYGFGWDGPLQSNVFKFLGIGVATLFRFWSYRTWVFRRLQPEPEPAPVADGRREPEPGRVNGRREPEPGRVI, via the coding sequence ATGACTCCCGCGCCTTCGCGGCGACAGACCCCACTGGAGCGGCTGTCCCTGCTCACCCGTGAGATCGCCAAGTTCGGCGCGGTCGGCGGGGTGGGCCTGCTGGTCAATCTGGCGGTCTTCAACCTCGTACGGCACACGACCGAGCTCCAGGTGGTCCGGGCCAGCATCCTGGCGACCGTCGTCGCGATCGCCTGCAACTACGTGGGCTTCCGCCACTTCGCCTACCGGGACCGCGACAAGAGCCGCCGTACGAAGGAGCTGACGCTCTTCCTGCTGTTCAGCGCGGTCGGGCTGGTCATCGAGAACGGGGTGCTCTACACGGCGACCTACGGGTTCGGCTGGGACGGGCCGTTGCAGAGCAACGTGTTCAAGTTCCTCGGCATCGGCGTGGCGACGCTGTTCCGCTTCTGGTCGTACCGCACCTGGGTGTTCCGCAGGCTCCAGCCGGAGCCCGAGCCGGCCCCGGTGGCGGACGGACGGCGCGAGCCGGAGCCCGGCCGGGTCAACGGACGGCGCGAGCCGGAGCCCGGCCGGGTCATCTGA
- a CDS encoding ATP-binding protein translates to MRRRLINSTLAVVLVVIAVFGVSLVIVETRTISSSAQESVDLEAVRLVSIVDSRLLGGERVTEAILREQINGERYAKVEIPGRPTVEIGAPPEGGVIRGSAEGEQGETVTVEESRASVTRELGRTLLIIGAVALLAVVAAVLLAVRQANKLASPLTDLAETAERLGSGDPRPRHKRYAVPELDRVADVLDASAERIARMLTAERRLAADASHQLRTPLTALSMRLEEISTTDDPDIVKEEATIALTQVERLTDVVERLLTNSRDVRTGSAIVFDLDDVVQQQIEEWRPAYRSAGRAIVCSGTQHMRAVGTPGAVAQVLAALIENSLMHGGGTVALRSRITGNQAVIEVTDEGPGVPADLGSRIFERAISGHNSTGIGLAVARDLAEADGGRLELLQQQPPVFALFLSREVRERKEPKKTVR, encoded by the coding sequence GTGCGCCGTCGTCTGATCAACTCCACGCTCGCCGTGGTGCTCGTCGTCATCGCCGTCTTCGGGGTCTCGCTCGTCATCGTCGAGACCCGCACCATCAGCAGCAGCGCCCAGGAGAGCGTCGACCTGGAGGCGGTACGGCTGGTCAGCATCGTCGACAGCCGGCTGCTCGGCGGCGAGCGCGTCACCGAGGCGATCCTGCGGGAGCAGATCAACGGCGAGCGGTACGCCAAGGTCGAGATCCCGGGCCGCCCGACCGTCGAGATCGGCGCGCCCCCCGAGGGCGGTGTCATCCGGGGCAGCGCCGAGGGCGAGCAGGGCGAGACCGTCACGGTCGAGGAGTCCCGCGCGTCCGTCACCCGCGAACTCGGCCGCACTCTGCTGATCATCGGCGCGGTGGCGCTGCTCGCCGTCGTCGCCGCCGTCCTGCTCGCCGTACGCCAGGCCAACAAGCTCGCGTCACCGCTCACCGACCTCGCCGAGACCGCCGAACGCCTCGGCTCCGGGGACCCGCGCCCCCGTCACAAGCGGTACGCCGTGCCCGAGCTGGACCGGGTCGCCGACGTGCTCGACGCCAGCGCGGAACGGATCGCGCGGATGCTCACCGCCGAGCGCCGGCTCGCCGCCGACGCCTCCCACCAGCTCCGTACTCCGCTGACCGCGCTCTCCATGCGCCTGGAGGAGATCTCCACCACCGACGACCCGGACATCGTCAAGGAGGAGGCGACGATCGCGCTCACACAGGTCGAGCGGCTGACCGACGTGGTGGAGCGGCTGCTCACCAACTCGCGCGACGTCCGGACCGGTTCGGCGATCGTCTTCGATCTCGACGACGTCGTGCAGCAGCAGATCGAGGAGTGGCGCCCGGCCTACCGCAGCGCCGGCCGCGCGATCGTCTGCTCCGGCACCCAGCACATGCGGGCCGTCGGCACCCCCGGCGCCGTCGCCCAGGTCCTCGCCGCGCTGATCGAGAACTCCCTGATGCACGGCGGCGGCACCGTCGCCCTGCGCAGCCGGATCACCGGCAACCAGGCCGTGATCGAGGTGACGGACGAGGGCCCCGGCGTACCGGCCGACCTCGGGTCGCGGATCTTCGAGCGCGCGATCAGCGGGCACAACTCGACGGGCATCGGGCTCGCGGTCGCCCGCGACCTGGCGGAGGCGGACGGCGGGCGGCTCGAACTGCTCCAGCAGCAGCCGCCGGTCTTCGCGCTGTTCCTGAGCCGTGAGGTACGGGAGCGCAAGGAGCCGAAGAAGACCGTCAGATGA
- a CDS encoding response regulator transcription factor, which translates to MTRVLLAEDDASISEPLARALRREGYEVEVREDGPTALEAGLQGGVDLVVLDLGLPGMDGLEVARRLRSEGHSVPLLVLTARADEVDTVVGLDAGADDYVTKPFRLAELLARVRALLRRGASEPAASPATHGVRIDVESHRAWMGEEELQLTAKEFDLLRVLVRDAGRVVTRDQLMREVWDTTWWSSTKTLDMHISWLRKKLGDDAANPRYIATVRGVGFRFEKS; encoded by the coding sequence ATGACCCGTGTACTGCTCGCCGAGGACGACGCGTCCATCTCTGAGCCGCTGGCCCGCGCCCTGCGCAGGGAGGGCTACGAGGTGGAGGTACGCGAAGACGGTCCCACCGCGCTCGAAGCCGGCCTCCAGGGCGGCGTGGACCTGGTCGTACTCGACCTCGGGCTGCCCGGCATGGACGGCCTCGAAGTGGCCCGCAGACTGCGCTCCGAGGGCCACTCCGTACCTCTGCTGGTGCTGACCGCCCGCGCCGACGAGGTAGACACCGTCGTCGGCCTCGACGCCGGCGCCGACGACTACGTGACCAAGCCGTTCCGGCTGGCCGAGCTGCTCGCCCGGGTACGGGCCCTGCTCCGGCGCGGCGCGAGCGAACCGGCCGCGTCGCCCGCCACGCACGGCGTCCGCATCGACGTCGAGTCGCACCGGGCCTGGATGGGCGAGGAGGAGCTCCAGCTCACCGCGAAGGAGTTCGACCTGCTGCGGGTCCTGGTCAGGGACGCGGGCCGGGTCGTCACCCGCGACCAGCTGATGCGCGAGGTCTGGGACACCACCTGGTGGTCGTCCACGAAGACCCTCGACATGCACATCTCGTGGCTCCGCAAGAAGCTGGGCGACGACGCGGCGAACCCGCGGTACATCGCGACGGTCCGGGGCGTCGGATTCCGCTTCGAGAAGAGCTGA